Proteins encoded by one window of Mercenaria mercenaria strain notata chromosome 4, MADL_Memer_1, whole genome shotgun sequence:
- the LOC128556218 gene encoding BTB/POZ domain-containing protein 10-like: MASRHRRSHKRAEEYDTYSSDTDYYSETDERRKACIKRTSSLGAPRSKPCLVNRARSASFENSSNDDGDVSVSSVNSTPGRSTRSQRVPVNLLINPSVAGASNYVPYMDDTPEDNKGVIIVNNKKQTVGQPRDTSSPRLGERITLLVDGKRFVVDPELFRQHPNTMLGRMFTSSLENNFTHPNERGEYEVAEGFTSSVFRAILDFYREGVIRCPPNVSIQELREACDYLLIPFDSMTIKCQNLRSLLHELSNEGARQQFQVFVEEMILPQMCECAQRGDRECHIVVLCDDDIVDWDEEYPPQMGDDNPQIIYSGHMHRFFKYIENRDVAKQVLKERGLKKIKIGIEGYPTYKEKIRRRRGGRPEVIYNYVQRVFLRMSWEKEEAKSRHVDFQCVKSKSITNIAEASADIAIDPPPTPAVLQQQQGADGSMQVIPPQPSPSEPYVDIDLLPEGDVE; the protein is encoded by the exons ATGGCATCCAGGCATAGGAGAAGCCATAAGCGTGCTGAAGAATACGATACATATAGTAGTGATACCGATTATTACTCCGAGACAGATGAGAGAAGGAAAGCTTGTATAAAACGTACAAg TTCTCTTGGTGCTCCTCGGTCAAAACCCTGCCTTGTAAATCGTGCCAGATCAGCAAGTTTTGAGAACTCGAGTAACGATGATGGTGATGTAAGCGTGTCATCAGTGAATTCAACGCCTGGACGCTCGACAAGATCACAGAGAGTGCCTGTAAACTTGTTAATTAACCCTTCT GTTGCCGGTGCCTCAAATTATGTACCATACATGGATGATACTCCAGAAGACAATAAAGGTGTTATCATAGTAAATAACAAAAAACAGACGGTCGGACAGCCTAGGGACACATCTAGTCCAAGACTAGGGGAGAGAATCACACTTCTTGTAGATGGCAAACGATTTGTGGTGGACCCAGAGTTGTTTAGGCAACATCCGAATACTATGCTGGGAAG AATGTTCACATCATCGctggaaaataattttacacatccCAATGAACGAGGCGAATATGAGGTAGCTGAAGGGTTCACTTCATCTGTGTTTAGAGCCATATTG GATTTCTATCGTGAGGGTGTGATTCGCTGTCCTCCAAATGTATCAATACAGGAGCTAAGGGAAGCTTGTGACTACTTGCTCATACCTTTCGATTCGATGACAATCAAGTGTCAGAATCTTA GATCTCTTCTACATGAGTTGTCAAATGAAGGTGCTAGACAACAGTTCCAGGTGTTCGTAGAGGAGATGATCCTCCCGCAGATGTGTGAATGCGCTCAG CGTGGAGACAGAGAGTGTCATATTGTGGTGCTATGTGACGACGATATTGTGGATTGGGACGAGGAATATCCTCCACAAATGGGAGATGATAATCCCCAGA TTATTTACAGTGGACATATGCACCGATTCTTCAAGTACATTGAGAACAGAGATGTAGCTAAACAAGTCCTGAAAGAGAGAGGATTGAAAAAGATCAAAATAGGAATTGAAG GCTACCCAACTTACAAGGAGAAGATAAGGAGAAGACGTGGTGGAAGACCTGAAG TGATATACAACTATGTTCAGCGGGTGTTTCTACGAATGTCTTGGGAGAAAGAGGAGGCAAAGAGTCGACATGTGGATTTCCAGTGTGTCAAGTCGAAATCAATTACTAATATTGCTGAAGCATCTGCCGACATAGCAATAGACCCACCACCAACGCCAGCggtactacaacaacaacaaggtGCAGATGGCTCGATGCAAGTGATTCCTCCACAACCTTCGCCGTCGGAACCATATGTAGATATCGACTTACTGCCGGAAGGTGACGTAGAGTAG